The window CTATAAAACACTCCCTTAACCAACTATTGGAATAATCTAGCATAAGATTTTTATTTATCGGTTAATTTCGAATGAAATACTTAAATCACAAAATCGGATCTATTTCCTGATAAAAGTCAAATATTAAACGACTAATCACTACGATTCAAAACATTTAAGCGTTCAACACTCCCAATAGCAAGAATACACGCTTTTAATCGAAGTTAAATACCTGTTTCCTGTTCGAATAAACCTGGAACCTCTTTGTTATAACTAAGGTAGATCGAAACTGGAATATTGCATTCATCAAGATATTTTCTCATAATTTCCAGTGATCGATTTGGGTCGATCTTTCCATTGCTGGCACCCAGCAATGGAAAAGCAACTGAAGTAATACCCCTAAGTTGGTAAGTTTGCATAAATTTTTGAAGTCCTTCCTCGAGATATTCTTCTTTACTCGGCTGTCTCCAGTCGTATTTTGTTGGAAAATTAAGTACCCATTTATGTTCAGTCTTGTAAAGCCACAACTTCCCAATATCAAACAATTGTTTATGACATAAATCCTCATAAACTCTGAACATGTGCGGATAACGTCGTTTAAATTGTAATGCCAGCCCCTTTCCCATCACTCCGACACAGTTCACAGTGTTGACCAATGTCTGCGCTTCGCTCTCAAAAATGTTACCAGACTCAATAATCTGCATATTAACTTGAAATTTTAATCCATTCTTCTAAGTCATCGAACTTTTTTTCATAGCCGTTTTCAAAAAGAAGCCGCTTTCCCTGATCAGTTAATTTCATTTCATTAGATCCTTCCTTCAGAAAAAGTTTATCTCTCAAAGACTTATAACCGGCAGCATCGCACTGATAGTAAACGACTAGAACATCCCAGAATGCCAATACATCCATACTTATTTTGGATGCCATTGCAGTTACAGATCTAAACACCTCCATCAGATCAATGCTGAATCGACTATCAAGATGCTTTCCAATTGGGTCACCATCGATTAACGCCTGCAATTTAAGAAAACCATCGTCACTAAATGGTAATAGGGACTTAATTTTATCTAGGATTGCAAGGGTGTGCCTGTGCTGCAAACCTTTATCTCCAGCCAAAACTGCCGAAGGCTTGCCTATGTCGTGCAATGCCAAACACAAAATGTATTCTTTGTATGAATCAAAAAAATCCTGTTTATTAAAATACTTTTGAAAATTTGAAATAACTTCCAACGTGTGGCTTTCCAGGGTAAGACCGTCTGGCCCCGGAAGATGGCTCGCATACCAATAAGCAAGTTCAGGATGCTGTTTTAATGCATTAATAATCCCTGCACCTGATTCATCTTCAGAATCAAACCATTCCTTTACCGCATCTCTTATAAAAGAATAATCCAACCTGTAATTAACTGTATTGGCATACAGTAACCAATTCTGACCTTTATAATGATAGAAAAGCTTCAAAGCTGCCTCAGATAGATTTCCTTCAATAAACACACTCTGTCCCATTTTACTGGTCATCCAATTTTCTGCGTTATATTGATTCAAGATATTCCCCTTGATATGTTGCCATTCCTGATCAGTACCATGCTGCAGAATAAAATTGCCGTCATGCGGTTTCGAAACTGAGACATCTAAGCTAATTGGTGAAGAGATAATCTCCGCTTTAATATTCGAATTATGAAACAGCCCAGAATCCACAATAATACGGTTTTTCCATTGAGCATCATCAAGAAGTGCAAGTAGCGTTTCTTTAGCAGC is drawn from Pedobacter sp. HDW13 and contains these coding sequences:
- a CDS encoding macro domain-containing protein; this encodes MQIIESGNIFESEAQTLVNTVNCVGVMGKGLALQFKRRYPHMFRVYEDLCHKQLFDIGKLWLYKTEHKWVLNFPTKYDWRQPSKEEYLEEGLQKFMQTYQLRGITSVAFPLLGASNGKIDPNRSLEIMRKYLDECNIPVSIYLSYNKEVPGLFEQETGI